The genome window GACTGATTGCGACGACGTTCTTCGCGGCCTCGATCGCCTCAGGCCACAGCTCTTTGTCGGCATACGCCATCGACAACCCTTCCCAGACGTCGGCGAAGGTCGGATCGAGGGTCAACGCCTCTTTATACTTGCTGATGGCCTCGTCGAGCTTGCCGTCGGCAACGCAGTCCACCGCTTGGCCGTACAGTTCCGCGCTAGTCGGCATTGC of Candidatus Binatia bacterium contains these proteins:
- a CDS encoding tetratricopeptide repeat protein, with the protein product MPTSAELYGQAVDCVADGKLDEAISKYKEALTLDPTFADVWEGLSMAYADKELWPEAIEAAKNVVAISPDDQLGYTNLSRIFQRSGNVPEAEAWAAKARILDWKAQVKEGK